From the Homo sapiens chromosome 1, GRCh38.p14 Primary Assembly genome, one window contains:
- the S100A7A gene encoding protein S100-A7A: protein MSNTQAERSIIGMIDMFHKYTGRDGKIEKPSLLTMMKENFPNFLSACDKKGIHYLATVFEKKDKNEDKKIDFSEFLSLLGDIAADYHKQSHGAAPCSGGSQ from the exons ATGAGCAACACTCAAGCTGAGAGGTCCATAATAGGCATGATCGACATGTTTCACAAATACACCGGACGTGATGGCAAGATTGAGAAGCCAAGCCTGCTGACGATGATgaaggagaacttccccaatttCCTCAGTGCCTGT GACAAAAAGGGCATACATTACCTCGCCACTGTCTTTGAGAAAAAGGACAAGAATGAGGATAAGAAGATTGATTTTTCTGAGTTTCTGTCCTTGCTGGGAGACATAGCCGCAGACTACCACAAGCAGAGCCATGGAGCGGCGCCCTGttctgggggaagccagtga